From a single Campylobacter concisus genomic region:
- a CDS encoding phosphatidate cytidylyltransferase, producing the protein MQSRIITGVLMFVAILVVFFIDNYILNFILLGAVLYFAFNESLKLYNIDHKQLVFAALAFYVLTYFTNPIFIAILAIMLVASILAHIKSENLKLVAPFVYPTTPIFMMWMLYSEYGVGYLAWLILSVVASDSGAFFVGKMFGKHPFSPSSPNKTIEGAAGGVAIGTVIGCIVGNFVTEGFFQILFSSFLVCVFAVWGDLFESYLKRLCGVKDSGSLFPGHGGMLDRIDGYLFGVVALLWSLSW; encoded by the coding sequence ATGCAATCTCGCATAATCACTGGCGTTTTGATGTTTGTTGCTATTTTAGTAGTTTTTTTTATTGATAATTATATTTTAAATTTTATCTTGCTCGGCGCTGTGCTTTATTTTGCATTTAATGAGTCGCTCAAGCTTTATAATATCGATCACAAACAGCTAGTTTTTGCCGCACTTGCTTTTTATGTGCTTACATATTTTACAAATCCAATTTTCATAGCGATCCTTGCTATCATGCTGGTTGCTTCGATCCTAGCTCACATAAAAAGTGAAAATTTAAAGCTAGTCGCACCCTTTGTATATCCGACCACGCCGATCTTTATGATGTGGATGCTTTACTCAGAGTATGGCGTAGGCTATCTTGCATGGCTTATATTAAGCGTCGTTGCAAGCGATAGTGGTGCATTTTTTGTTGGTAAAATGTTTGGCAAACATCCATTTAGCCCAAGCTCACCAAACAAAACAATCGAAGGTGCAGCAGGCGGTGTGGCGATAGGCACTGTAATTGGCTGCATTGTTGGAAATTTTGTAACCGAAGGATTTTTTCAAATTTTATTCTCAAGCTTTTTAGTCTGCGTGTTTGCGGTCTGGGGAGATCTCTTTGAGAGCTACTTAAAAAGACTTTGCGGCGTCAAAGACAGTGGTTCGCTATTCCCAGGACACGGCGGCATGCTTGATAGGATAGATGGCTATTTATTTGGCGTAGTAGCCCTACTTTGGTCGCTCTCGT